AAACTCTACAAGTTTAGCTATAAGAGTAGAGAAATGAGTATATTCCTAGAGGGAAACATTaggtttagtaattttttttttctaagcggCAGTATTGAAACCTATTTTTTGATGACATTCATTTAGGGCCGAGGAAAGAAATTCATGGTACAGGAGAGAAAGGGTTTAATCATGGGAGCAAAGTCCTTGGGTGGGCAAGAGTATATGGCAACAACTGCACAGAGGGAATTGTTGTGAGGCCGACTGTTCATCCTCTGCAATAGCAGGCAAAAGGCATTAACTATGGAGATGTGTATTTGGTCATTGTTGATGGCTCACTTGAGATATGTGGTTACAGACCAAGAATGAGTCCAGTCTGTGGAGCTGCCTTTCTTTGGTAACACTTTATAGCTTTGGTAACACTTTATAGACTACACTTAAGCTATATGCAATGGCCAGTGGAAGAGATTTGGACTTAACCCTGGTGGGGGGGTCTGTCAGGTAAGTAAAAGGGCACAGACATGGAATTCTGCACCTTTCATAGGGTCCATGAACACATTATGGTAGATGAACTTAATGCAACAGAAGTTTCAAGAAACACTGTAATACAGGCCAGCATGGAGCggggaaacagatttttttaaatgcttttcagaATTTGATATGTATACCTAACTTGAACACGATAGTTGAAGCTTTGCTAAAAAGATTGATAGGTGCTTTCTCATTTCCTTGTACTAGTCATTTCTTCTTGGCCTTTAACAGCATCTACCTCTGATTTTTGTTGTTAGAAGGCATATCAGAATCTCTCAGGAATGCAAGTGCAgcgttcttttttctttatttaagttTATGAACTACATGcttatagaaaattaaaacatagaaatatgtAAAGCCAGTCGTGAAAGTTCTTCCATAATTCTGCTTCCTAACAAAGCCACTGTTAGTAACGTGGTGTTATATTTTGGAGCATCAAGTTGTTCACAAAAAATGCTTGCACAACTTTTTTTAACTAAGAgtaaagtttggaaattttgccCTAATAATCCAGACATTCCTCACTCTCTTAATGAATACTTAGAAACAAATTGCATAAAGGTACCATCTATTAAACCATCCCTTATTGAcaggacatttgggttagttttAAGTATTAAAGAACAAAGGTGCAATGAATTTGCTTGTGTACACTTGTCAGATTATTCCCATTAGGCAGTTTCCTAGAAATGAACTTAGTAGGCCAAAAGGTTCAAACAGTTTCAATAAACCCCAGAAAACTACATTCCTAAAGGTTGTGCCAATTATACTCCCACCTATAGCATGCAAGATGGATAATGTAATTGGAAATGCTTATTCAAAATCATAGTGcaattttttaatttggaaaattataaaaactgacTGTTCTTATAACTGTGTTTTCTCATTATAGAAGGTGAAGTCTGACAAATCTTCTTGACTAAAGGGGAATCAGGATCCCAGGGCAAGATTTATAAAACTTGCATTTACCAAAAAGAGGCATCAGTATTAGAAACTTTAAAACTTCTCtttaagccgggcacggtggctcaagcctgtaatcccagcactttgggaggccgagatgggcggatcacgaggtcaggagatcgagaccatcctggctaacacggtgaaaccccgtctctactaaaaatacaaaaaaaaaaaactggccaggcgaggtggcgggcgcctgtagtcccagctactccggaggctgaggcaggagaatggggtaaaacccgggaggcggagcttgcagtgagctgagatcccgccactgcactccagcccgggcgacagagcaagactccgtctcaaacaaaacaaaacaaaacaaaacaaaaacaaaacaaaaaaaaaaaacttctctttaAAATCTCTACAAGATTGCAGGCCTTGCTACAGTTTTAAACAGCTACGCTGGTATCTCCAGTTATTTTCCCCAAGTTTCAATGGCAGTATTGGTATCCTACCAGTtgtggaataaaatccaaatttataTGAGCTTTCCTCACAAGCCAGCTTTACTCCCCATTATTCAACAGTAGCAGAAAATTCTTTGTCCCAGGACACACTGCACACTTTCTTGTGCCTGGTTTCATCACTTCATGCcttatctcttttccttctttgtccTTCTTCACCTCAAAGTCATCTCCAATGCCACTTACTCTATGAAGTCTTCCACAATCCCtcctgagaaaaataaatgatattatcCCCACTTCTGTTCCCCCAGCATTTCACCTGCACCTCCATTACAGAATTTCTATAGTAAGCTACCAAACTGGAAGTCTTAGAGGATAGACACATCTTACTTGTCTATTTCCTGAACGGTATCTAGTGCAGAACTTTGTAGAACATACACTCAAAAACCGTTTTTGGAATAAACATACATAAGACTTCAAATCTTTTAATCTCAAATTATTAGTCacagatattaatttttaaaggattaaaattaaaaaaaacctaCTGTTCCCTCAAATGTCCCATTATAATAATcggtttcatacattttttttaaaaaagaaggttgTTCTAATAAGACTGTCAAAATATTACATCTAGAATAGTTACATTCAATAAACCTGCATTTACTTGGTATCTGCATCTTCCTAGTATCACaaattgttttagaaataaaaacacaagggTAGGGGACAGGGGACAGTTTATTGTAAAATATGAAGCAGCAATGATTGAAGCTAGtgaatttctcctttatattCCCAGCCAGAGCACAAAACGACTGGGTATCCTCATCAAcgccaagctttttttttttaaaaaaaaaaaaaaaaaaagaaaattccacatTCATTAAAATCTCTTTCTCTTGATAATTTCTGGTTTCCAGCTGACTGGATGAGTTTCTTCTGTCTAAAAGTAGAAAAGCAagttaaaataaagtattattagTTTGCTTCATGTCTAACAGGCTTCCTTTCTAACAGAAATAAGGTATCTCCTCTAACATTATTCATTGGCATTATACACTTAGTAGTTCTTTGACAATTTTAGGAAGAGTTGATAAACTTCTGGCATTATCCAAGCCTAATAACAGATGGATGGATTCATTATGTTTAGTTTGCAGTTTTTCAtctaaaataacatttctatttGGATATTCTACTAACACCAAAGCTTAGGATTCTCAAATTAATTTGCATAACAATCTATTTATTTGCTGTTATTCTTGGTGCAACATTTCCCAGCAACTATAACAAAGAAAGTTGGGATAAAATTAAAACCATCCATGAATTCACTGGTATCAGTGAAATAATAATCTATAAATAGACACTattcaagaaaacaaatatcttaaatactataaagattatttttccttctgataattaaatgagaacaGTGCCAAATTGGTATAGCTGCTTTACTTAACAAATGTGAAACAGAGAACTTACGGCTGTGTCATCCTCTCTGTATACTTTAATGGTTTTATCAGCTTCAGCTGTTAGTAATCGACTTTCAGACtgatcaaaagcacaggcaaataTTCCTGATTCACTGTCCAAAGACCCAGGTTGCACAGCTGCATGAACTCTCTGAAAATTGTAGCCAGTTCTCCAGTCCCAAAGATGCATGGTGCCATTGTCAGCTTAAAGGGAAAAATCTAGTTACACCTGGTATCCCTTCAGCAGTACGGCctggcaaacatttattaagcatcatTAGCCCAAGCATGGCAATACTTCggttataaaaatacataagacACAGGCACTCAATCTCCTCTTATTATTGGCTTTTCTACTTTCATTTGTGCTGGGTTCAGAATTTACAGATCTTAAAAAGCACCTCAAAATCTAACATCCAATTCcagaataataaacaaaattttaggcAATTCTCAGCATAAATCCCTGAGATTCATCAGATTGGAACTCGAAAGGACTAAACTATGAAATATACTACATGTATTATGTATATGCATGAACACACACAGTAACATGCAAATGCCCTAATCAGGCAAGTGCGACTATAATACTTAAGTGTGACAGCTTAGAAGCATTACAAATGTTTATTCATCATTAAAAGTAAcagataaacatatttattataaaaatcttattttaccTCCAGATACAAGTACTCCATCAGAATTTACTGTCAACGTGTTAATAATAGCATTATGACCGGAAAGATTTTGAATGAAACTTCCATCAGGGAATTTCCACTGCTTTATGTTATCTGGAGAACCAGATGCAAATGTGTaactgaaataatattaaaaagaattaatgacAAAGGAAACCAAGTTAAATAAAGTGGTGggtttttaaaagcttatttcaattatattttgtGTTGTGTCCTCAATGATTTATATATTCAGCAAAATAGtcatatcaaaatgtaaaaatattaagacATTTGTTCAAAGTTAAATCAGATCTTCACATTTTTAACTGGATATTTTAAGTCCTaaagttttattctttcatttcctttaagttttattctttcatttccttaatgCTCTGCACTAAGCCAGAGCAATAAATGTGTAGAAGTCCTATTTCACAAGAAGGGCAATGTGTTATGCAACTCttttggagggagggagagcaagacaggaacaggaagaaagggagaaaagaaatagagggcaagaggaagagagagaatgggagtGAGGAGAGATGAGAGTGAGAAAGAcaagcaaaggaaggaagaagagagggggaAAAGGGTATGGAGAGTAGAAgacagagaggaggaaagggagaagagaaagaatatgAATATAACCAGAAAAGTGTCAGAGTGATCTGATACAACAAACAATAGTTGTGATATATATGCTCCACCTCTTTGGATACTCTGACTATAATGTTCACGGTtcttattatttctctttcttcatatATTAACTTCCTCCTTAAGAATTAAACTATTCAATGAATGTCTCAGTGTCCAATATCATTTATGTCCAAAACATTAAGCCCAGCCACTAATATCTTTTATTCTGACATGCAGCATTTAATCATGATTTATTTACATTGTCTCATTtgacattatttatttgttatcaAGTAGAAGGCTTTTCCTCATGTTTTACAGGGCATGAAGCAAAATAGTGcataaggaaaatgaaagaaacacaCATTCCTATGTGGCACAGGCCTGGAAATGACAGCAGCTAAATGACTGCCAAAGGCAGTGCTGACACCACTAGCATTTCAGCATTATACTaagaactgaagaaaaacaagaagctAATTAGGAAAATACACTTACTGTCTTGGATGTAAAACCACAGCCCTAACTGATTTTTTGTGATTTGTTAACGTCACTCTTGTTTTTCCAGCCACCAGATCCCATAATCGAATTGTAGTATCATGGCTTCCTGTAATGGAAACAAATATATCCCTCAAAACACAGACCaggaaaaataatgcaaaagttaaataaaatacaaagcatTCTTCCAAAACACATACGTTCTAAATGAAAGCCTTATCACTTGCAAATCAGTCTTGGTTAATTTCTTCATAGTTCCAAATTTTTAGGTTGattttgattctttaaaaaatgcaatacaaCAACTGATTCACTGTCAACTGAACAGCTAAAACACAtgcaaataacaaataaaacaaatatatgattGTACACTctagtgaaaaggaaaaaacttcaatgatttttttttaagttaataaaataCATCAGGCAAAGGAATTATTTTCTAGTATTAAAGTTCCATTGttactaacttctttttttttttgagacagagtctcactctgtcgcccaggctggagtgcagtggccggatctcagctcactgcaagctcggcctcccgggtttacgccattctcctgcctcagcctcccgagcagctgggactacaggcgcctgccaccttgccaggctagttttttgtatattttagtagagacggggtttcaccatgttagccaggatggtctcgatctcctgacctcgtgatccgcccgtctcggcctcccaaagtgctgggattacaggcttgagccaccacgcccggccattgtTACTAACTTTATTTAGAGCAAAGTAAGATTCAAAACAGTTCTAAAGGTTACTAGTCTCAAGGTATTTTGTCTTCTAACTTCAATttcctagaaaaataattttgacactataaaataatacttaattgTTTATATCACAGTATTCTAGTCAGACATTACAGGATACTATGTATGGCATACTCTATGATATGTAAAAACCACGAGATAAAAACAGTGGAATGAAATTTCATTTGAATATATTTCAAATGTCCATGATTAAAATATGACACAGAAACACTGTAAACACAATGCAAAGCAAGAGTCATCGTGAATATTAAAAGTATATGTATAATAACATGGATTCTGATATGAATATTCTATAAACTTGTAAAGTATCGATCATACCTGTAATAATTTGTGGTTCTGCAGCCTGACACCTCACTGTAGCAACTGCATTTGTATGTCCAGATAATGTGTGTACACTGGCTTTAGTTCTCACATCCCAAATCTATAAAAACGCAATAGACATATTAGGAAAGAGAATAGGTATTCATTATCTCAAGAAGATAACTGGATCAATTCAAGGCTGAAAATTTACTAGACAACTAGTGCctgaatataataaagaaaacgCTTAAATGAAAGATAATGATTTATCAACTGGAGGAAGAATATAAATAGGAGATACCttgaaagaactttaaaaagctAAAAGATCAGGGCACTGAAAATCTAAGAATGGGCATGATGGGACTACTTTTTAACACTACTGAATGAAAGAACTAATGGACAATAGTTGTTACAGAATGGAACGTGAGAATATCACATTTCAGGGGCAGGGCACTAATAACACTAACATCATGAGGTCATAGAACTGAAGACTAAGGTGGAAAAAAATGCAAGTTAAGAAACTTAGGGAGTAGGATATTGATGACTCAAGACAACTATCTTTAATTCTCTATCAATCAATTGAAGACTCTGAAACCAGACATGCACCCTACAAGATGCaatatatttacagataaaaacaCAACTCTATCCCATTTACCCGTGCAGTTGAATCTCGACTACAGGTTACCAACACATCGATTGTTGGgtgcaaatccaaaccatataCTGCACTTAAATGTCCATGATAATGCCTTATAACCTAAAGACAAAGCAGGACAGTTAACACTTGTAGAATTAGAAAGATAAACAGTGGTTCATAATGTTTTAAATCCTTAATCCCAACCTTACCTTATTGTATTCAAGATCCCAGCATTTTACTTGTTTGTCTTCTCCACAAGAGAACAGGTATGGGCTCCTTGTGCTTACTATCACGCCCCGCACAGTACTAATATGCCCAGTCAATGACAGTTTTAATTTGCCACTAGCCAAGTCCCAGATCTGCaatcaaagaatatttttttttctttccctggttACCGCAAAGCAAAATTTTAGAATCCTGATTATTAAAATTGAGTTTTCAAAGAGAAGAAGataacaaatatgtaaaaataaaaaattttgtaaaatgacTCCCCAccaaataaaagcaagaaaaaaactgGCATGCtcaaactggaaaaatatttgcaattagaTGACAGGTTAACCTTcttgttatataaatggaatctttGATAATAACAGTATGAAAAGTATGGTATTAAATTAACCGAGGACAGCAACAACTTAAAGAAACCCTAAAAGcagcaaatatatgaaaaagttcAAACTCATTAGAAATTTTATACAAACTTTTtagttagttatttattttttgagacagagtctcgctctgtcgcccaggttggagtgcagtggcgcaatctacgctcactgcaagctccacctcctgggttcacgccattttcctgcctcagcctccgaagtagctgggattacaggtgcccatcaccgtgcccagctaatttttttgtattttttagtggagacagggtttcaccgtgttaggcaggctggtctcgatctcctgacctcatgatctgcccgcctcagcctcccaaaagtgttgggattacaggtgtgagccactgcgcccagcctatacaaactttaaaaaaaaaattaagtatccaTTTTTGCATACCATATTAGATATTTGTAAAGGAATGTACAACCAATGTGCTGAAAAGGATCCTCTCATACACTGCAAGTATCGATTCACCCATTTGGAAAGTAATTTGTACTTTGGGTATCAGCTTCAAAAATATTTGACCCATTTATTCCATTTATGGAACTCTACCATAACAAAATAatctaaaacacagaaaaagtctTATATACAAAACTTAACAGCATTACTTGTAATGGTGAAAATCAGACTAAAAACTCTACCATCCAACAATAGGAAAACAGATTATAGACTATCCAAATGATATAATATTATGCAGCCACTTTAAAAGATGGTAAATTTTTCACAGGAATATGCCTTTGATACAATGTTaagggaaaaaagcaagatacaaaattacatactaaatgatttttaaaagatacacacacaggAAAAGGGCTTAGAAGTAAAGGCATTTATACCTCcagaaataaatactaaaatgaaaCTTATCCAAGTATCTAACAATGGTAGGATTATATACAGGTTTACGTACTTTCAtaattctctgtattttccacattttctatgAATGAGCATGCTCTTAATTTTGTAACCAGTTGGAGACAAAAATGTAAGTATAAAGGAATTAGTGGTAGGTATTCAGCAggtaaagaaaaagtggtttaaATACCACTTttcaaacagatatttatttagaACACTTATTAgtataaatgataaattttactCCTTATTCAGGTCTAAAATAACAGAGGAACTGCAATAGCAATTCCTGCCACAGGAAATAGTAAGTGATTAAACTTACATGACAAACACAaagtcatgtttattttttcttccttcattattACCTTTATGGTTCTGTCAGCAGACCCAGTAACAAACCACTGATTTCCAGGTTCCACAGCAATACATCGAACCCAGCCAAGATGCCCACTGATAACCTGTATAAAACAAAGTAGAATGGGCGGCTAACATacaagttaaaatgtttttaagtttaaCTGCAGCTCGAGTTTGAATTGCCCTCCCATCTTcaaatcataaatttaaaagataatttgactattatattttacaatattaaatTATCTTCAACAAGttaatagataaacaaattgtggctCATCTATATAATGtatactactcagtaataaaaaggaatacattATTAATACTTGCAACAACTTCAGTGACTCACAAAGGTATTAAGCTGTGTGAAGGAAGCCAATCTCAAAAAGTAcattttgtatgattccatttatatgacatagTCAAAAAGACACAGCtaaaccaacctaagtgtccatcaagaggtgaatgaataaataaaatgtggtacatacacacaatggaatactactcagccattaaaaagaatgaaattctgtcatttgcaacaacaaggatggaactggaagatactatgttaagtgaaataagccaggcacagaaacacaagTACTGCATGCTCTCtctcatatatgggagctaaaaaataaatgatcttgAGAGTTGAATGATGGCTACTAGAGGTTGGGAAGAATAGTGGGGAGGCAGAGGATAAAGAGGGAGTGgataatgggtataaaaatacagttagataaagGGAGTAAGATTTAGTGTTTGGTAGCACTAGTTTGGCTAGTTAGCttggtagcacaatagggtgactatagctaagaataatttattgtatatatcaaaataactagaagagtaaAATGGAATGTtcctaatacaaagaaataatatccCAATTACCGTGGAGATAAATATCCCAATTACCgcgatttgatcattatacagtgtatgctttttttctttgtttcttgttttgagatagggtgtcactctgttgcccaggctggagtgcagcggtgtgatcctggctcactgcaacctccgcctcctgagcccaagtgatcctcccacttcagcctctggagtagctggaactacaggtgtgtgccaccacacatagctaatttttgtattttttgtagagacgggattctgttgtattgcccaggctggtactgaacacctggactcaagagatccacttgcctaggcctcccaaagtgctgggattataggcatgagccaccatatctggcctaCACAGTGTATGCTTGTATCAGATTTGATATGTAGCCCATAAATATGCACATCTATTATGTtagccataaaaattaaaaataaattagaactgaaattattgaaaaaaaataagacaactaTAGTGatagaaaacagatcagtgaTTGTCAGAGGTGAAGGAAGATATAACTACAAAAGAATAGCACAGGGGTGTTTTTTGAGGTGACGTAACGTCTATATCCTAATTGTGGTAGCGGTTACCCAAATCAATACATCTATTACAATTCATTAGACCTGTATGTCAAACAAAAAGTCTCTTGCTGTacaatcatttgaaaaataaaaatttt
This portion of the Rhinopithecus roxellana isolate Shanxi Qingling chromosome 2, ASM756505v1, whole genome shotgun sequence genome encodes:
- the PLRG1 gene encoding pleiotropic regulator 1, which gives rise to MVEEVQKHSVHTLVFRSLKRTHDMFVADNGKPVPLDEESHKRKMAIKLRNEYGPVLHMPTSKENLKEKGPQNATDSYVHKQYPANQGQEVEYFVAGTHPYPPGPGVALTADTKIQRMPSESAAQSLAVALPSQTKADVNRTAPSGSEYRHPGASDRPQPPAMNSIVMETGNTKNSALMAKKAPTMPKPQWHPPWKLYRVISGHLGWVRCIAVEPGNQWFVTGSADRTIKIWDLASGKLKLSLTGHISTVRGVIVSTRSPYLFSCGEDKQVKCWDLEYNKVIRHYHGHLSAVYGLDLHPTIDVLVTCSRDSTARIWDVRTKASVHTLSGHTNAVATVRCQAAEPQIITGSHDTTIRLWDLVAGKTRVTLTNHKKSVRAVVLHPRHYTFASGSPDNIKQWKFPDGSFIQNLSGHNAIINTLTVNSDGVLVSGADNGTMHLWDWRTGYNFQRVHAAVQPGSLDSESGIFACAFDQSESRLLTAEADKTIKVYREDDTATEETHPVSWKPEIIKRKRF